A stretch of the Papaver somniferum cultivar HN1 chromosome 6, ASM357369v1, whole genome shotgun sequence genome encodes the following:
- the LOC113291639 gene encoding uncharacterized protein LOC113291639: protein MVFGVDARANNFLWTKFWKAWLPSKILHFLWKCVYDCVPVKGRLSRYIVDINHNCPFCNKETEDVEHLLTDFDISKAISQAMDINSACLCSGMRLSDWIASWFAANGNSAEANRTMVEMAAFTLWKIWKLCCVVVFDNAQVNMLIVVSLSKQYRQYWVTNNNNQFIRDHHRTRVRVHVPWKRPPESFTKVIFDASFSKYIKLMGTGLIVVDDAGEWRAAGCTPAVAQDAEKAEARAALDGIKWAVANQVVNLQI from the coding sequence TGTGGACTAAATTTTGGAAAGCTTGGTTACCCTCTAAGATTCTGCACTTCCTATGGAAATGTGTGTATGATTGTGTACCGGTTAAAGGAAGATTATCTAGATACATTGTTGATATTAATCATAATTGTCCTTTTTGCAATAAAGAAACTGAAGATGTGGAACATCTACTGACTGATTTTGACATTTCTAAAGCTATTTCGCAAGCTATGGACATTAATAGTGCATGTTTGTGCTCAGGTATGAGACTTAGTGACTGGATTGCAAGTTGGTTTGCAGCTAATGGTAACTCTGCAGAAGCTAACAGAACTATGGTGGAGATGGCAGCTTTTACATTATGGAAAATCTGGAAATTATGTTGTGTTGTTGTGTTTGATAATGCTCAGGTGAATATGTTGATTGTAGTTAGTCTGTCAAAGCAATATAGACAGTATTGGGTCACTAACAATAATAATCAATTTATTAGAGATCATCATAGAACGAGAGTTAGGGTGCATGTCCCTTGGAAAAGGCCTCCTGAATCTTTTACAAAAGTTATCTTTGATGCATCTTTTTCTAAATATATTAAGCTTATGGGTACGGGTCTAATTGTGGTTGATGATGCAGGAGAGTGGAGAGCAGCAGGCTGCACACCGGCAGTAGCTCAAGATGCTGAAAAAGCTGAGGCACGGGCTGCATTGGATGGAATCAAATGGGCAGTTGCAAATCAGGTTGTGAACCTTCAGATTTAA